The window GCTCTCTAGATGCGCTGGAAAACAGAAATACTAGAGCGCGCCCTTCCACCCCACGCAAACATGGTGTTCTCTGGACAAGACGATCCCAAGGCGGCATTGTTCAACCAAGCTGGCTCCCAGTAGAACAATCCATTACCCCGATTGACGGACCGAACAACGTCTGCCACCTTTGTCACATACTGCACCTGCCCAGCCTCGGAAAACGGAATGCTTCGGACATCGGCCGGGAACTGATATCTTGGATTCGGGCACTGAACAGGCCAGTTGGTCTCGACGACCTGAATCTCCTTGCCCCAAgtgttggccatgttggTCAAACTGGTCTTGAGCGCGCTGAGTGAAGCCGCCTCGGAGTAGAATGGGTAAAAAGACACTCCCATGATGTCGTAGTCCGACGCCTCAAAAGTTCCTTGTCTGAGGACGTTTGTGTACCAGTTGTTTTGAGTATTCCAGTTCCTGTGTTAACCTTCATTAGCACATGTTTTCCCGTTCTAAAGCGAACAAAGAAAATCCTGGATCAAGGGTTCTTACCATCCATTGTCGAGATGGATCATGATCTTTGGCTTGGGGCTAAGCCTCGAGTCTTTGATACCCCAGGCGGCGCTACGCAGCAGGCGTGCGATGTTCCCCCAGTTGTTGGTTCTTCCTGTCGGCCACAGCAAGCCAGGTGTGATCTCATTGccgatggagatgatggttggCTGAATGCCGGCATCTTGGAATCTGTTGCAAGATTCCAGGGTGTAGTTGTACAGCTTCCAGGAAAGATTGTCGATGTCGGTCGGCCATCCGGAGGGGATACCCTGCTTGCCCGGGTCGGCCCAAGTGTCGCTGTAATGGAAGTCGATGTACACACCGAGCCCGACAGCTTTCGCCCTTCTCGCAAGCTGGATGTTGTAATCCATGTTGTACTCGCCGTTGCTGGGGTTGACCCAGACACGCTGCCGAACAGTATTCACGCCATTCTCAATCAGGATTCTTTCGAGGGGCTTGGTGTTGCCGTTGACATCCTTGAACGACATGCCGGCCCGCTCCTCAATGAGAAGAGAAGACCAGTCCACACCTTTGTAGGTGATGGCGGCGTTCACAGCTGGAAGCCCAGCCAAAAGCAAAGTTGACAACGATGGGAGAAGCATTGTGGATAACGGTATGCGAGGAGTTGCTGATCCGATCCAGGTACCTGGGCCTGGTTAACGCCATACGGGCATACCATGGTTTTATATGATCGACCAGGACACACCCACCCGGCCTAGGCATCAAAGCGATCTCTCGTGATTGCTGGAAACCAGGTCCACATCCCGGATTTGTTACTCTAGAAGCCGTAAGCCAACGTTTTTGGCGGCATCGGAAGCCTTGGCAGACATGATTTGCAAGCTTACGTCTTTGAAAGTGCGGAGGAGTGTGTGAGTTGCCTTTTCGGTTCAGCCTGGGTATCATGCCTACACAAAAAGGGCCGCCTGTGAAGCGAGTATGACAGACCCCGCCAATCAATCTACATCAGACGGGTACTCCCCCACACTGGCAGTTTTTCTTGGATGGGAAACAAGAGCCGTTTTGGAAACTAACAGTAGCTGGCTTTCCAGCAGTAATTAAGCAAAACTACGGCTGCCCATCAAATGAAAGCCGGAGAATGGCGCGCTTGAATCTGGGGTTGAGTCTTGCCACCAATCATGTCTAGGCTTCGGCTCGTGACGTTCCGGGCGTTACGGTCACATTAAGGATTCAAGGCCTGGTACTTGGCTAGGAAGTGGTTCTTTCTGACGCTATTCCTACACGGAAACTGACAGCACCTATAGCATCATATCATTGCTCGTCCTCTGACACCTTCCATACAAGCCGTTCACCAGACGGGACCTGGTCCCTTAATAGCTGAAGTGCATTCTGTGCCCTCTCCAGCAGTGTAGCACCTTCGACGATCCTGGTCCTGTTCGGTTGGATAGCGCCTTGAGCCAGCAAGGCAGGAATGATCTCGGGCTGGAGTTTGTCTCGATAGAAGCCGTTCTGTTCAAGATATATCAGTCATCATTGTCACACTCTCCTTCCCGGTTCAAGATAACTCACCTCCTCGTAATTCAACGTCCTCACCCCCATgacctcaaccccttcttgccacaccaccccctccacatgCTTTTCATCCGCCGCAAacaccggcctcctcccctctgcAGCAGGAACCTCAATCACAGGCAACATAACCGCCACTTTACTCCCTCTCTCTGCGATCTTGCTCAGTGGCTTCAAAGTCCCATCCCTAGACCCAATACAATCAACGAAATACGGGATCCTCGGCCCCGCCCCTTGTCCCCCTTCTCGGTCAAGATACCTCCcaatctcccccaccaccccagaaTTCCTATAATCAAAACACACCCTCGCCCCTAGcctcctcaactccccaTGATGCTTCCCGCTCGCAACAGCAATAACATGATCATACCCCCAATACTTGAGCACCTGTATCACATACAACCCAACCGAactgccccctccccacaccAGCACctttttcccctccccacctttAAACCCCCTCGGCTTCGGCCAAGGCAGCCGTATCCCCAAATCAGCACTCAGACAATGAAAAGCCGTAACCAGATTCGCAGGCACCGTaaccgcctccctcaacccccagccTACTATCCCTTGGGGTAGCTTGGAGATCTTGTGCACCGGGACTGTGACATACGTCTGGAAGCCGGCCTCCCTCGGATTGCCGTCGGAGACGAACCCAAAGACTCTGTCGCCTTCTTTGAGGGTCTCGTGGAGCTCGTGGTTGATGTTTAGacccgaggaggatgagaggcTGGGGCTGAGCCAGAGGGTGACGATTGTACCTGCGAAGGCGGtgccgaggtggaaggggaaggaggggatggcgaggttgCCTGCGGCGCGGTGAAGGTCGAGTGGGGTGGAGCAGGTCCAGGTTACTTTGATGAGGGCTtcgtttgggttgggggcgtgggtgggggtttggaggagggttgggggcgcaaagggggaggggaggacgatggaggggtgggttttgggggctgtcattgtggtggtggccgggtgttgatggttggtgggtggtggaagtaggcgggtggtgatggtaggTGTGTGGTGATaatggctgtggtggtgatactTGCGGGATCCGAGCAAGTCGAAACCAAAGCAGATAAACTGTAATGTTCAAAATGTCACAGTCGCAATGCAAAATCCATAACTGCCATTTGTCatgagggaaaaaaaaaaaggtgagGATAGCGTGTGATAAAAGTAAGGCTACGACAGTGATTAACAAATTCTGGGTCTCGCTTGGTATTTATCTGCTTGGTTGCGTTTCCCTGCTTGACGGGATAAACGTCCGTCCCCCCTTCCGATCTCTCTCGTTATTTGTCGCCTACATATTCGTCCAACACTTTTCCTTGGTAAAAGAAAGGGCTGAGTTGGCGGGTATCACAAAGTTTTGGGCCCGAATCTGATAACCCGATTTCTAAGCCGTATGGTTCTTGTCTCGCTCTCTCGCTTCCCCACCCTGTTcctgtttgtttgttggttgttAGCATGTTCCGTTTCAAGTTcagtctctctctctctctctctctctcctttgaTCGTTTCCCAGTTCAGGGCACTGCCGAAATCCGGGCATATCTGCACGTCGTGGTTGGCTGGTTGCTGCCCAGGTTTCATTACGTCGACGGTTCTctcacacccacaccactCTCCCCCCCTGCGAGGGCTATGTGTCGTGATGGCGAATGGGGAGCGCTGGCGAGGGCTGGAATCAAAGAGGGAGATAGGGCAGGGAGGCATCCGAACCGGTGCTGGAGAGATATCGGGTCAGAGGCTTCGTAGAGTTTTCGGCGATGCAGAACATCATCTCTCAGGCGGGAGAGCCGATTGGAACGTGGGGTGCAGAATGGTGTGCAGTTAATCATGACCTGGCCCCAAAAGAGGTCGTGACCGCCTCTATCTCTCGTTGCATCATCCTACGCAGAGACCGGGAGCCGTATCCGGGTTGGATTGCATCTGCATACCCCATGAATCACACTGCAGTCAACGACTAGACTGATACCACGCTATCTTCTTCAATGCCCGTTGCCGCTGAAGAACAAGGGGCGGTAAGACGTGAGTGATACGCTAGAGTTTGAAGCCAAATCATGAAAATTGAAGTTTTGCGAAACGCAGGGGTTGGTGTGACATTTTCTTCCTCACATCCCAAGCAGCAAGTATGCTCAAGATTGCAATGAAAAGAAAGAGGGATAAAAGCCGGTCAGACTTCCATCGATACCCACCCCGCTTGAGCGCCCAAAGGCAAGACCTCAAGAAATCAGGGTACAGATCATCGCCACTCTCTGTACAGTTGCAGCGCAAGGCCACAGCCGCCACCTTTGCAGGCAGATCGAGAGTAAAAGGCTTCTCACTGTTGGGCACCGAGGATATCGTTCATCAACCCGGGTGGGATCTGTGGCTCCTTTAGGGAACACAAAAGAGGACGACTACTATAGAAATGATTCTCTGAAGTATTGTCGACatgaggaaaaaaagaaaaagaagactgAAATTTTGGCAGACAGGTCGAGAATATAtactggtggtggggtggccAGTGCACGCCTGCAAATTCTGTGAATTCGCATGTGCTCGCACAGACCACTGAAGGTTTTGCTGCCCCACTCCACGAGAGCATGTTCATGTCAAGCATCCCAAGCAATTCACTCGAAAAGCGTGACAAACAGATTCACTGGCTGGTCGTGGCTGCGGGAGACTTTCCAGTGGCTGTTGTGGTGGCTGGCGATATCTTGAAGAGCCGTTGGCTGTATCAACACTCGAAAATGAGGGGTTGTCACATAGTTCCCCTCGATTCATTGCTGACATCATGATGGGCATGAAAGCAGCAAACAAATACTCGAAAAAGGCTCTACAGTAGTCCAGGAATACCGTTGACGTCTTTGACCTTCCTGTACAACTCTCTTGTACCTTTCAATTTCCTTGCTCTCGCTCATTTCTTCGCATTTGCTTCCCTCAGAGCGTCAGATGTCAGTCTGGACAAGCAAATGCCGAGAGCCCCTCCAAAACCGGTCCCTGCAGGTGCCAGAGTGgagaccaagaagctggGCTTCGCACGGTGCTTGTAGGGAACAGCTCTGGAAGATGGACTTAAATAGCATGTTGCTGAAGTTTAATATCGCCAGGGCCAATCTTGAGATCAAGAGTTCGTAAAGACTTGAGGATCTGTCGCACAAAGAATCGGCAAGGGCATTCAAAATGGTGGTTGCCCGAGTCTTTGTAGCACTGTGGATAGAGAATTGGATCTGGTTGTCCAACGGTCGCCTAGCCACTTTGGGATGCAGCTATCCGCGTCTTGTCGCGAAATGGACAGGAGGAGATCCTCCCCGCTTGTCGCCGCATTCGCTGACCATTTAACATGCGGCAGAAGCTCGTAGCAACTTTGCCTCGGATGCTTGCTTCTGTGCCGTCGCCATAGACGTTGAACTCCCTCGCCGATGAATATTCCCCCATGCGATTGggcttcccctccccgctGCGCCAAATCTTCCGAGCACATGCCGTAATCTTAGCCATTCGATAATTCGATTTTGGCAGATTGGTTACGAGCTGATCGATCTCACGGCAACAACACCCGACCACACTTTAAAGCAAGTCAAGtcgccaacaccaccaccgacaacgGCTACACTTGGTCCACAAAGAATTGTCGACCACTCATCATGCCATCCCAACGGCGCCTCCGGGCCCTTCTCTACAtcgtcctcgccgccgtcgtggtgctcctcttcttcacttCGCAGGCCCGCCATTCACGAGAGACGGGCGCGATCAAGGACTTCTACCACAAGACGATGAatgggttggagagggaacGAGGCGGCTCGCAGCAAGTGATACCAGCGCACGACCACGATGCCGACGGCGAcattgacgaggatgacgccatcatggccaaggAGATGGCTGCTCAGTTGAAGCAAGCAGAACAGAAGGCAAAGGAAAATGCCAACGCAAAGGCACCCAACAAGCCCGACGACCCCAAGAAGGTCATTGGTGTTGGAAGTGCGGCAGGTGGTCacaaggaggaagaggacggggaTCTGGAAGTGGAAGAGACGCCCGAGGAGCACCAAGTTGAAGTTGAGCTTGACTTGATATTAAGGAAGTCTCCaggttggtttcttttctctctttgttGCCACCGTAGTTGCTCATGTGCTTTGTagtcatcatcttctccaagtCGTACTGCCCGTACTCTAAGCGCGCCAAGGGCATTCTTCTCGAGAAATATGTCATTGAACCGGCGCCATATGTGGTCGAGCTCGACCTTCATCCTCTGGGCCGCAAAATCCAGGACAGGTTGGCGATCATAACCAAACGAACCACAGTACCAAATATCATGATTTACGGCAAAAGCATCGGTGGCGGCGACGACGTTGCTGCACTCGACAATGATAACAAGTTAGttgccaagatcaaggagttGGGCGGCAAGCGGGTCGAGGTGTCGAAGAGGTTCTCCGAGAAGTCGTCATAAGAGGAGAGGGCAGATTTCACCATGAAGACACACCATACCTTATCATGCAGCCGCTTGAGGCGATAGAGCCACATGCAAACTCAACACCCTTTCCCTCGATATCAACCATGTGTCTTATACCGCCATGGGCGCTTCATTTTCTTGGATTTAAAGCAACAAACATATGGACTTGCATTATTGGCGTTTTGGGGCATATTGACAGCAAAGAAACTTATACCATTTCAGGGGCGGGCTGCTCGGAGCGGCCCTTTGTTTGAACCAAGTCTCTGTATAATAGTTCACTGGAGAACGTTTTAATTCACTGACCGGCACAAGACTCAGATGTTGCTGCAAAGACATCTGACAGAAGCTCCCCGGTGTTATCTCTCAAGGTACACCGCAGCATGTGGGAAGATgttttggcggggttggacTTGCAGCACTGCCTGAATGATACCTACCTTGAAGTACGGAGTAATGGAGGCATTATTCTTTCAGATACACACCGAGTTTCCGACATTCCTTTGTGATTCCGGATGAACATGCTTTGTCTCTATCTCAACCAGCAATCGGGCACACCACCCCGTCACGTCTTCTCATGATATGCTCACGACATCGTCTCGCAGCCGCTACCAGCCGACAAGCCTACCTAGATTCTCATCTCATCTGGATATAGTAGGCACGTCTTGGGTGAAACTGCGGCAATCGGGGGAACCGTCTGCCAGGCTAGCTTGGGCACCTGGTTCTTGATGCCAAGATCCGCGCACCTTGCTGGCTCCTTCTTCGTCacggccatcaaggtgcatAGATACTGCCGTCGAGGTTCtctcccccacaaccaccctctcctcccgtcAATTTATCATCATCCATTTATTCCTgcatcttttctcttctcccatTGCCGCTCAACTTCTTCTTGACTCTATCAAACGATCACCAGCTTGGCTTCTCCTTATTAGCAGCTTTTGTTACAGGGTTAATATCTTCTTACCATCGGTCCTGACACTACCGGAATAGCTACACCACACCTATCCAAACTGTCGCTGGCATACACTTGAATAACCACCCAAAATTACATacaacacacacatataCGGTTAAGGCCATATCAGCCGAAGGGatctccaccctccaccccgacACCATCATGACCACCAACTCTGccacaacaacgacaacgtCGCTCATCAACGCCGACATAACCCTCCTCATTGCAGAGCAAACCGACCTCCCAACCTTGCTCGTGCTAGCCAGCACAAACAAGCACCTCAACAGCCTGATCAACACATACGAACACTCGATCATCAAGTCCAAAATCACCACCGCTATCCCAAAcccactcctccaacctcccctcgGGTCAGTCCTATCCTCccacagctcctccacccgccAAATCCTGCCACCTTGGTCCTTCCAAGTAGCAACCGAACTCGAACGCCGCCACGCCCGCACCGAAGCCATGTTCAACATTTCCACCGTCCCCCCTACCCCCTTGATATCAGCTATGTTCCGCGTCCCTTCTTTTGCGGCGCTGCCACGGCAGCAGTTTACCCAACTGGTCAACCTGTTCAAACGGGCTTGCTGCCTGGCGGATCATATCTGTGATTTGGCGCTGCTGGTCAAGATACCGGCCATGGCGAGGGAGCTGTCGGCTGTGGATCCGTACGTGGTGCAAAAGGCGATCCACCGAACGAGGCAGGGGTTTATTAAAGGGTTGGAACCGTTGGATCTGGCGCTGTTGACGCATTTGGCGGcgttgggggggatggcgtatgcggaggagatgggggaatTGATGAGTTCTGAtccggaggggttggagaggatggtggcgtTCAAGGAGACTATTTTACGGGAGGGGAGCGCGGCGCTTTGGGGTTTTTTACATCcaaaggagggggaagtgATTGAGGGGAATGGACCACCTTCTTTGCCGCCTAGGGCGAGGGGGAGCGGGCTTGGGAGGTATATTGCGGGCAAGGTGGAaggggtgttgagggatTTGCATGCTTATGAGATGGGGCTTAAGGAGCGGGATcatgaggaggcggagggagagggggagggggagtgggcggataaggagggggtgagggaaggggggtgggatgatgatgatgatgatgatccgTTTGTTGTTTTGCATGGGCTTCATCAGACTGTCATGGGTGCCTTTCCTAAGCCGGTTGAGGAACCAAAGGACGATGAGGGGGATGCTGTGATAGAAGATGAGAGTGAGCagtgggagggagaaggggttgaatatgaggaggtggatattgagggcgaggatgtgagttctgaagaggagggagaaatagaagaggaagaggtagaggaagaggaagtttTCCCTGTTGAACCTAGAGAACAGTTGATCCTGGAGGTGGTTAGAAGTGCGGTTCCATGCTCAGTTTAGAGAGGGACAGATGTATATACACAGGCGTTCAGACATTGGCTTAGCGTAGGGgtcctttcttttcttgtgttTGGGTTAAGCATGGAGCTGCAGGCGGGGTGCAATTCGGGGATATACAGGGCAGCGATGGAGGTATGAACGGGCTTTTGAAGTATTGCAGGGTGGGCCCTGTGTGTTTATTCAGGAAGCCTATCTGGTCAGGTATGATGATGCCGCCCACATACAGTTGGGTGGCAAGATGGTCAGGAGGGAACGGGGTCCATGACGGGACGGGCAGTGGATGGGACTCTCAGTACAGCGTTCGTTTAACCTTGAGGTTTTTCTGCTTGGCAGAAAGTTTACGTATACCCTTTTGGTAGGAAATCATTGCTATTCCAGGGTTTCTCATGACCTCATTTCTTGTTCTAGAAATAGACCTGCTGTGTTCCATTTCCTGGAAATCCGCGGAACCGCCCCTGGCCGGTGAACAACAAAGGCGTTTCCTGTCCGCGACAAAGACACTGTTCGCTGGACTCTCCAACAAAGGTATTGTACGAGAGACTAGAAGTTATTTTGGGAACAATCTCATTGAACAAAGGGCTTCTTCAGGTAATATTTAAGGACGGGACACCCCTCTCGTAattctttcttctcttttctgcTCTAGACATTGAAAACCAACAGCAAAAACGATCAAAGTTTATTACgactactactactactattTGCAGCTTGTGATCAACACTTCTCGTAACAAACACAACACACATCActacccaacaacaacaacaacaacaacaacaacagccacacCAGATCACTCAAGATGTGCCACAAAACCACTGTGAGGCTCGGGTGTGGTCACAAGTCGAGTACCCTATCCTCAATCGCCTcctgccgccgcctcgcCAAGCTTCAGCAAGACGAGGACAAGACCATTCGGTTGTTTTCTCGCTACAAAAAGCTTACCCACTGCGGTAATCTTACCAGGGAGGATTGCTATGACGAGGGCCGGATTTGCGGCTCTTGCTACGAGAAACggaagcaggagaagcgCGAACgacgggagagggagcagagggaggaggtgaggcgCAATGAGCGGAATGCTAAGATCCTCCGTGACCGGGTTGAACAAGACCGtcgggagcgggagaggagagagcaggagaagaagaatgctATGGAGAGGGCTGCTCggaggcagagggaggagatggaagaggagaggaggcggcaggagaggagggcttatcgggaggagatggctaggaagagggatgaggaggagaggaagagggaatttgagaagagggcgagggctgAGAGGGCTGAGCGGGAGGCTAgtgagaggagggcgaggcaggagagggaggcgagggagcgGGCTCAAGCTGAGGCCGAGAGGAAGCGGACCGCGGAGCGTAATGCTGCGCGGcaaagggaggagaggaggaggcgtgAGGAGATGGAAAGAGAGGAGACAGAGGctagggagaagaagaggagggagaatgCTGAGCGTGCTCGGCGgactgctgcttcttcttcttccagacGGCCTGTCCCTCCCCCTGGCCGTCTTTCTGAGCGTCGCTTCTTGAACCTTGACGCTGAAGCTCGGAGGCAGCAGGGGCTCCGCAATACACctacacctcctcctcggcctgtcCAAAGGGGCAGCGCTGCTGtccctcctcttcgtttTGCCACTCGTCAGACTCAGATTCCTGTCCAACGCGGTCCTCAAAGACCGGTTCAGGTTGTATCTCCCATCCCCTCTCACTTTGCTCAGGCTGCGTTCATTGATCGCGGCTCCCCGGCCGTGGATAGGTCCCAGCCCTTCTATGGTCCTGGTCGCTCTCGGGCTCTTACTGATCCGCTTGATGATATTGTTAATATGTATCAACAGCGTAGCCCTGTCGTTGACGTCTCGGAGCCTTTTAACCCAGGCTTCAGGCAAGCTGTTAACCCAACTAATCCTAAAACTAATAGAAACCCCGGAAGGCGTATTGGACTGGGCATCTATGTGCCCGGCTCCGAGAACCGTTCTGGTCTTCGTAGGTACTTTTAGTCGTCCCACCCGTCTTTCTCAGCATGTTCTAGACAAAGCCAGAGCTAAAGGTAAAGGCAGAGAGCCCAAaattcccttcccccctgGGCGCAACGTCACTTTTGATGCTACTAACAAGCCAGACCGCAGCAGAATAACCGAGCTAGGGCCGAGCAATTCAGGCTCGCCAAGCTCATCGTCCTCAAGTTCCGGTGAGTCCAAAGCGTCTGGtcttccccctccgcccGAGGGCTGGAGAAGGGATCGTAACTACCCCATCCCAGGAGTCCTGTGCCTCGCCCTATGCCTCAGGGGCGTAACCCTACGGCTGCTCATCATATCAGGCCCAATACTGACAAGCAGCCAAGGCCACCCACTAGCACCCactcggcctccttcaaGAGAGTTCTGGCGAAGTGTCCTCCTAAGACCTAAAGCTAGGAGGGGTAAGGTCTCGAGGTCGCTCAATACCCTGCTTGCTGGTCGGAAGACTCCGCCTCCCCTGGCGGGCGCCCTTGATGGAGTCTCTTCTTCGAGAAGGTGAGTGTGTCATCTAACGTCATTCGTTACCTATtatttcttttgtctttaGAAGCCTCATTCAAGTGAATGAAGTATATACAGGCATGAATTAACACATACATGTCCCAACTCTTTTGATAACATATTTCTTTTTAACAAAACTTATATTTCCAATATGCAATGTGATTTTGATGTGATACATACTATTATGAGCCTGTGCGCCTGTATGAGTGTGCGTCTGTATAAGCGTGTGTGCGTCTTGCAAGAAGAATGGGTAAGACTGAGTACCTACATACTATAGCCACCGTCA is drawn from Podospora pseudocomata strain CBS 415.72m chromosome 1 map unlocalized CBS415.72m_1, whole genome shotgun sequence and contains these coding sequences:
- a CDS encoding uncharacterized protein (COG:O; EggNog:ENOG503P3NK); the encoded protein is MPSQRRLRALLYIVLAAVVVLLFFTSQARHSRETGAIKDFYHKTMNGLERERGGSQQVIPAHDHDADGDIDEDDAIMAKEMAAQLKQAEQKAKENANAKAPNKPDDPKKVIGVGSAAGGHKEEEDGDLEVEETPEEHQVEVELDLILRKSPVIIFSKSYCPYSKRAKGILLEKYVIEPAPYVVELDLHPLGRKIQDRLAIITKRTTVPNIMIYGKSIGGGDDVAALDNDNKLVAKIKELGGKRVEVSKRFSEKSS
- a CDS encoding uncharacterized protein (EggNog:ENOG50; COG:S): MLKIAMKRKRDKSRSDFHRYPPRLSAQRQDLKKSGYRSSPLSVQLQRKATAATQIESKRLLTVGHRGYRSSTRVGSVAPLGNTKEDDYYRNDSLKYCRHEEKKKKKTEILADRSRIYTGGGVASARLQIL
- a CDS encoding uncharacterized protein (CAZy:GH53; EggNog:ENOG503NWRK; COG:G); this encodes MIPRLNRKGNSHTPPHFQRRKLANHVCQGFRCRQKRWLTASRVTNPGCGPGFQQSREIALMPRPGTWIGSATPRIPLSTMLLPSLSTLLLAGLPAVNAAITYKGVDWSSLLIEERAGMSFKDVNGNTKPLERILIENGVNTVRQRVWVNPSNGEYNMDYNIQLARRAKAVGLGVYIDFHYSDTWADPGKQGIPSGWPTDIDNLSWKLYNYTLESCNRFQDAGIQPTIISIGNEITPGLLWPTGRTNNWGNIARLLRSAAWGIKDSRLSPKPKIMIHLDNGWNWNTQNNWYTNVLRQGTFEASDYDIMGVSFYPFYSEAASLSALKTSLTNMANTWGKEIQVVETNWPVQCPNPRYQFPADVRSIPFSEAGQVQYVTKVADVVRSVNRGNGLFYWEPAWLNNAALGSSCPENTMFAWGGRARSSISVFQRI
- a CDS encoding uncharacterized protein (EggNog:ENOG503PGCN), translated to MTTNSATTTTTSLINADITLLIAEQTDLPTLLVLASTNKHLNSLINTYEHSIIKSKITTAIPNPLLQPPLGSVLSSHSSSTRQILPPWSFQVATELERRHARTEAMFNISTVPPTPLISAMFRVPSFAALPRQQFTQLVNLFKRACCLADHICDLALLVKIPAMARELSAVDPYVVQKAIHRTRQGFIKGLEPLDLALLTHLAALGGMAYAEEMGELMSSDPEGLERMVAFKETILREGSAALWGFLHPKEGEVIEGNGPPSLPPRARGSGLGRYIAGKVEGVLRDLHAYEMGLKERDHEEAEGEGEGEWADKEGVREGGWDDDDDDDPFVVLHGLHQTVMGAFPKPVEEPKDDEGDAVIEDESEQWEGEGVEYEEVDIEGEDVSSEEEGEIEEEEEVFPVEPREQLILEVVRSAVPCSV
- a CDS encoding uncharacterized protein (COG:C; EggNog:ENOG503NVND), giving the protein MTAPKTHPSIVLPSPFAPPTLLQTPTHAPNPNEALIKVTWTCSTPLDLHRAAGNLAIPSFPFHLGTAFAGTIVTLWLSPSLSSSSGLNINHELHETLKEGDRVFGFVSDGNPREAGFQTYVTVPVHKISKLPQGIVGWGLREAVTVPANLVTAFHCLSADLGIRLPWPKPRGFKGGEGKKVLVWGGGSSVGLYVIQVLKYWGYDHVIAVASGKHHGELRRLGARVCFDYRNSGVVGEIGRYLDREGGQGAGPRIPYFVDCIGSRDGTLKPLSKIAERGSKVAVMLPVIEVPAAEGRRPVFAADEKHVEGVVWQEGVEVMGVRTLNYEENGFYRDKLQPEIIPALLAQGAIQPNRTRIVEGATLLERAQNALQLLRDQVPSGERLVWKVSEDEQ